In Fusobacterium sp. FSA-380-WT-3A, the DNA window ATGAATTATCAGAAATAGATTTTCAAGATAAAGATTTAAAAATAAAACTAAAAAAAGATATTATTGTTGAAGAAACTTTTGAACAAGAAGAAATAATTGAAGAATTACCTAAAGAAAATGATGATTTTATTTATATAAAATCAAACAATATTGGAAAATTCTTTTTCTATGATAAAACAGGAGTTCCTTTGATTTCTATAGGACAAAATATAAAAATAGGTCAAACTATTGGATTTGTATCTACTGTAGGAATTAAAACACCTATAAAATCAGAAGTTGCTGGTTATATAGAGCAAATACTTCTTAAAAATGGAGAAGTAACTGATTATGGAAAAAATCTAATAAAATTAAAAAAAGTACTTGATTAATATTAAGTTAAAATTACGGAGGAAACAAATTGAAAAAATTACTTATTGCTAATAGAGGGGAAATTGCTGTTAGAATTATAAGGGCTGCCAAAGAATTGGGGATAAAAACAGTTGCTGTTTATTCTGAGGCAGATAAAAATAGTCTTCATGTAAAAATGGCTGATGAAGCTGTTTGCATTGGACCAGCTCCAGCTATCGATTCTTATTTAAAAATACCTAATATTATAGCAGCTGCTGAAATAACAGGAGCTGATGCTATACATCCAGGTTA includes these proteins:
- a CDS encoding biotin/lipoyl-containing protein — translated: MEKDNILIDNLIDILDKNELSEIDFQDKDLKIKLKKDIIVEETFEQEEIIEELPKENDDFIYIKSNNIGKFFFYDKTGVPLISIGQNIKIGQTIGFVSTVGIKTPIKSEVAGYIEQILLKNGEVTDYGKNLIKLKKVLD